TCAACATCAAGCTGTATCCAGGCGTGTCGCTGATCCAGGGCGACCAGACGCGCGAGTTCTCGGCCCTGCGCCAGGGTGTGATCGACCTGGCCATCGGCTCCACCATCAACTGGTCGCCGCAGGTGAAAGAGCTGAACCTGTTCTCGCTGCCATTCCTGATGCCCGACTACGCCGCCATTGACTCCCTCACCCAAGGCCAGGTGGGCAAGGACATCTTCAAGATCATCGACAAAGCCGGTGTGCAGCCCCTGGCATTTGGTGAAAACGGCTACCGCGAAATCAGCAACTCCAAGCGCGCCATCCACAGCCCGGCCGACTTGAAGGGCATGAAGATCCGCGTCGTCGGCTCGCCGCTGTTCCAGGACACGTTCACCGCCCTGGGTGCGAACCCCACGCAAATGAGCTGGGCCGACGCCCAGCCCGCCTTGGCCACCGGCGCGGTGGACGGGCAAGAAAATCCCATCTCCATCTACACCGCCGCCAAGCTGCACAACGTGGCGCAAAAATACGTGACCATGTGGGGCTACGTGGCCGACCCGCTGGTGTTTGTGGTCAACAAGGAAATCTGGGCCAGCTGGACCGTGGCCGACCGCGCCATCGTGCAGCAAGCCGCCCAGGATGCTGCCCGCGAGCAGATCGCCATTTCCCGCAAGGGTCTGGTGGAAGCCGACCAGCCCCTGCTCAAAGACCTGGCCGGTCTGGGCGTGACCGTGACCAAGCTTAGCCCCGAGGAGCGTGCCGCGTTCGTTACCGCCACCCGCCCGGTGTTCGAAAAATGGAAGAAAACCATCGGCACCGACCTGGTCGCTACCGCCGAGAAATCCATCGCTGCGCGTAAAAAGTAAGCCATTCCAGCATGAAGAAAAACCTGCACCCCGCCCACGCCCCGTGCCCCTGTGACAGCGGCCAGACTTACGCCGACTGCTGCGGCCCGTGGCACAAGGGCATGGATGCAGGCATCTACGCTCCCACGCCCGAAGCCCTGATGCGCTCGCGCTACAGCGGCTACGTGCTGGGCCTGCTGGACTATCTGCTGATCACATGGCACCCGTCCACCGCACCGGGCGACCTGGAGCTACCCCCCGTCAAATGGCTGGGCCTGGAAGTGCGCAGCGCGGCAGCGGCGGGCGATGCGGGCATCGTCGAATTCGTCGCCCGCTGCCGCGACGGCGGCAAAGCCCAGCGCATGCATGAGACCAGCCGCTTTGTACGGCAGGACGGGCGCTGGTATTACATCGACGGGCAGATGCACGGGGCGGAGTAGGGTGCTTGGGGGTGTGATGGAGGCCCATGTGGCTGGACCCGCTGTGGCTTATTGAATTGCAAGGAAAACAACATGCTGTTAACGGATATCGCCGTCGAGCACACGCTGGCATCCCCAAAGGGAGGACCTCGTGCGACGTTTTTTGTGCATCCCTTTACGAACACACAACGGGATACCCTTGGTAAATTTGAGATCGTTCGCAGCATCCGCGAGCCAGAGGTTAAAGAAGTGAAATGCGCAACATTTGTGTCGTTTCAGCATTTGGCCGAGTTGTACGCGAAAGGTGTACTCGACGAATTCGGGTTTTCCGTTCGCATGTGCGCTGCGGATGGCAAGTACCCCGCTACGAATCCCGTCAAAAAAATACTCCCCA
This sequence is a window from Rhodoferax sp. WC2427. Protein-coding genes within it:
- a CDS encoding YchJ family protein, whose product is MKKNLHPAHAPCPCDSGQTYADCCGPWHKGMDAGIYAPTPEALMRSRYSGYVLGLLDYLLITWHPSTAPGDLELPPVKWLGLEVRSAAAAGDAGIVEFVARCRDGGKAQRMHETSRFVRQDGRWYYIDGQMHGAE
- a CDS encoding DctP family TRAP transporter solute-binding subunit codes for the protein MKVRSFLALAVASAALLATTGSIAQAYKPEYKMSLVLGTAFPWGKGGEIWANMVRERTQGRINIKLYPGVSLIQGDQTREFSALRQGVIDLAIGSTINWSPQVKELNLFSLPFLMPDYAAIDSLTQGQVGKDIFKIIDKAGVQPLAFGENGYREISNSKRAIHSPADLKGMKIRVVGSPLFQDTFTALGANPTQMSWADAQPALATGAVDGQENPISIYTAAKLHNVAQKYVTMWGYVADPLVFVVNKEIWASWTVADRAIVQQAAQDAAREQIAISRKGLVEADQPLLKDLAGLGVTVTKLSPEERAAFVTATRPVFEKWKKTIGTDLVATAEKSIAARKK